From a region of the Micropterus dolomieu isolate WLL.071019.BEF.003 ecotype Adirondacks linkage group LG21, ASM2129224v1, whole genome shotgun sequence genome:
- the si:dkey-190g11.3 gene encoding ATP synthase subunit C lysine N-methyltransferase — MKQLEGRTGRLADLGSGDGRLVFAASAAGLQCTGFEINSILVAYARSKARWKGVPSSQATFVKKDFWKTDLSTYNNVTAFLAPGVMDLLGEKLLKELPDDARVIACRFSFPNWTQHSSVGSGLDQTFAYDISSVRSRLGNVPYSVMQ; from the exons ATGAAGCAGCTTGAGGGACGAACTGGTCGCTTGGCAGATCTGGGATCAGGAGATGGGAGATTG GTGTTTGCGGCCTCTGCTGCTGGTCTTCAGTGCACAGGGTTTGAGATAAACTCTATTTTGGTGGCCTATGCTAGGAGCAAGGCCCGCTGGAAAGGAGTGCCCTCCAGCCAGGCAACCTTTGTAAAAAAAGACTTCTGGAAG ACTGATTTATCTACATACAACAATGTGACAGCTTTCCTTGCTCCGGGAGTG ATGGATTTGCTGGGTGAGAAGCTGTTGAAGGAGCTTCCCGATGACGCGCGTGTCATCGCTTGCCGTTTTTCTTTCCCCAACTGGACCCAACATTCGTCTGTCGGCTCCGGTCTCGACCAGACTTTTGCCTATGACATCAGCAGCGTGCGCTCACGCCTGGGAAATGTACCGTACTCAGTGATGCAATAA